A window from Thalassophryne amazonica chromosome 15, fThaAma1.1, whole genome shotgun sequence encodes these proteins:
- the LOC117526878 gene encoding OCIA domain-containing protein 1-like produces MTSTSSGLTEEQRRRPQFQLGANYIPTDEEKRVLRECNDESFWYRSVPSAAVSMAITQALIARGTLSSSPRFGSLPKVAFACFVGYLAGKISYTKTCQEKLKRLENSPIAEALRMRTGQYPSSFQRSQSEPSSSDSQSGELVFQPTESQSQTPDLSRDYGYGYNDESPMQIERPDDFSGPASYPPYVEEEVPKKKTILYEDLRQKNRENYEVILNQRADTHLRTLPEKVSERPKKEEKKNIYGDAWEE; encoded by the exons ATGACATCAACCTCCAGCGGTCTTACGGAGGAGCAGCGTCGCAGACCACAG TTTCAGTTGGGTGCTAATTACATCCCCACAGATGAGGAGAAGAGAGTCTTGAGAGAATGCAATGATGAGAGTTTCTGGTACAGGT CGGTACCTTCGGCTGCAGTGAGTATGGCTATCACTCAAGCTCTGATTGCTAGAG GAACTCTGAGTTCATCGCCAAGATTTGGATCGCTACCCAAAGTGGCCT TTGCTTGTTTTGTTGGTTACCTGGCTGGCAAGATTTCATACACAAAGACATGTCAGGAAAAGCTGAAGCGGTTGGAGAATTCCCCTATTGCTGAGGCGCTCCGAATGAGGACAGGACAGTATCCCTCATC TTTCCAAAGGTCTCAGTCAGAGCCAAGCAGCTCAGACAGCCAGTCAGGCGAGTTGGTGTTTCAGCCAACAGAATCACAAAGCCAAACACCAGATCTCTCCAGGGATTATGGATACGGGTACAATGACGAGTCACCGATGCAGATTGAGAGACCAGATGACTTCAGCGGTCCAG cttcttacccaccGTATGTTGAAGAGGAGGTGCCCAAAAAGAAGACCATCCTTTATGAGGACCTTCGGCAGAAGAACCGAGAGAACTACGAGGTGATCCTTAACCAGAGGGCTGACACACACCTCAGAACCCTGCCTGAGAAAGTCTCAGAAAGACCTAAGAAAGAAG AGAAGAAGAATATCTACGGAGACGCGTGGGAGGAGTGA